Part of the Pseudomonas lijiangensis genome is shown below.
TGGAGCGCGCACGCAAGGTCGATGCAAGCTGGGTTTCGCGCTACCGCGAGGTTCCGGTCGCTAACGTCAGCGACTCGATGAACCGCATGACCGCAGGCGGGGCGAGGTTGCGCCCCATGCATCGTGGCGGTGTGCTTGCCGGTCCGGCGATAACCGTCAAGGCCCGTCCGGGGGACAACCTCATGCTTCACTACGCACTGGATATTTCCCAGCCAGGCGACGTGATTGTCGTGGATGCCGGCGGTGACCTGTCCAATGCGCTGATCGGTGAAATGATGGTGGCCTACGCCGTCAAGCGCGGTGTGGCGGGGATCGTGATCAATGGTGCAATCCGCGATGCGGGCGCCATCGGCCAGGGTGATTTCCCGATGTTTGCGGCAGGGATTTCACACCGTGGGCCTTACAAGGATGGTCCGGGCGAGATCAATGTGCCAATCGCCATCGACGGCATGGTGATCGAGCCGGGCGACCTGATCATTGGCGATGACGATGGCCTGTTGTGCGTCCCTTATGATCAGGTCGCCGAAGTGTATGAGCGTGCAGTTGCCAAGCACACGGCTGAGAACAAGCAAATGGAGCAGATCGCTCAGGGCACCAATGACCGTACCTGGGTGCTGGAGTCGCTGAAGAAAAAAGGCTGCCAATTGCCACTGTGATTCGTTGCTATGCAGTCCGAAAGGAAGCTGCCGCCTGGCATCTTCCCTTTCCCTTGAGTGAAATTTCCTAGAAAATCCCGACCGCTTGTATGTGTCGATGCGGGGATTTAAGGTGCGGCGTCGCTGCAAAATCAGCGGCCGGGTTTAGCGATCCGAATCCCAAGGCACAGCAGTGCTACACAACCTGCTTCAAGCGAGCTTTATGCTTGAGGCATGCGTTATGGCGGCTGTGCGTCGGAGACCTTCGGGTCTGCCGGTGTGCCTTTGGGGCCGGTTCGCTAACCGTCGTACAGCCGCCACCCACATGCGTTTAGCGACGTATCGGGTGGTTAATTCCCCAAAGGAGTTTTACCCCCATGGACCTTCCATACCCTTCATCACCCTGCACCGATCACTTCGAACCCACGATCTTCATCCGCCACCACCGCATGCTGCGCGCCGTGATGCTGGACGCCCAGGTCTGGTTTCCCCTGCAGGACCTGGCCCGGTTAATGGGCAAGCAACTGGACGAACGCGCCACCCTCAAGCTCGATATCGACCAGCGCCGCACCGTCTGGCTGCTGACCCACGGCAACTGGGAAAAATGCCTGATGATCAGCGAGTCGGGCGTCTTCGCGATGCTTGTTCATCACTACGTTCCTGAAAACCGCGCACTGCGCCGCTGGCTGGCGCAGGAAGTATTGCCGGCTCTGGATGTTCGTCATGCAGAAGTAGCCGATCAGCCATTGCTGTACCAGATGCGCTGGCAGGGCAATGCCCTGAGTTCGCTGCAATGGCGTGGGGAGTTGTGGGTGAAATTGCGGGATCTGCCGGAGCTGGTTCAGGTGCAGGCTGGTGTTGTGACCGGGTCCTGGTGGCGACGGTTGATGGGGCGGCGGCGGTCGTTTTTGGCTTGATGAGGTGGGCGTGGCGATCAATCGGATTGGTTGATCGTCAGGCCATATGAGCATAAATGCTTGTTCATGGTTTTCGTCAGAGTGTCGAGCCTCCCGGAAAGTGATGTATGCCTTGATTGGTCGTGTTCCACGCAGTCCACAAGGAAGCTGCCGCCTGGCATCTTCCCTTTCCCTTGAGTGAAATTTCCTAGAAAATCCCGACCGCTTGTATGTGTCGATTCGGGGATTTAAGGTGCGGCGTCGCTGCAAAATCAGCGGCCGGGTTTGACGACCTGATCCTGCACTCGCAATCGCGCTCCATGCTGCCTCATGCCATTTCATGCATGAGGTTGCTTCATGGCGGCTGTGCGTCGGAGACCTTCGGGTCTGCCGGTGTGCGCGAGTGAAGGCCGGTTCGTCAACCTTCGCACAGCTGCCACCCAATTCGTTTGACGACGTCCGGCAGCTCTTTTTCTCACAAGGAGCTTTGACACAATGGACCTTCCATACCCTTCATCACCCTGCATCGATCACTTCGAGCCCACCATCTTCATCCGCCACCACCGCATGCTGCGCGCCGTGATGCTGGATGCCCAGGTCTGGTTTCCCCTGCAGGACCTGGCCCGGTTGATGGGCAAGCAACTGGACGAACGCGCCACCCTCAAGCTCGATATCGACCAGCGCCGCACCGTCTGGCTGCTGACCCACGGCAATTGGGAAAAATGCCTGATGATCAGCGAGTCGGGCGTCTTCGCGATGCTTGTTCATCACTACGTCCCTGAAAACCGCGCACTGCGCCGCTGGCTCGCGCAGGAAGTATTGCCGGCTCTGGATGTTCGTCATGCAGAAGTAGCCGATCAGCCATTGCTGTACCAGATGCGCTGGCAGGGCAATGCCCTGAGTTCGCTGCAATGGCGTGGGGAGCTGTGGGTGAAATTGCGGGATCTGCCGGAGCTGGTTCAGGTGCAGGCTGGTGTTGTGACCGGGTCCTGGTGGCGACGGTTGCTGGGGCGGCGGCGGTCGTTTTTTGCTTGATGGGGGCGTCTTGACTGGAAGGGTTAGCAGTCTTCCCGGATAAATCCGGTCCCACCTGGTTCGCATTCTGTGTAGGGGTAATGCTGATCAGTTAAGGTCATTGAATGACTTTGTGGGAGGCAGCTTGCTGGCGACTTTTTACAGACGCAGAATATCTGCCGGTTTCAGACTTTTTTCGCCAGCAAGCTGCCTCCCACAAGTGTTGTATGAGCCTTAACTGATCGGCATGACTGTGCAGGAGCGAACGGTGACCCAGGAGCAGAAAGTGCGGCAAAACCGAATCAGGATGATCATGCCGGCCAGCGCCGCCGACGCCTTTGAGGCCTTTCACGATCACGACGTGCGCATGCGTTGGGACAGCTTGTTGTCGCGGGCTGAAGTGGAGGGCGGTGGCAGTCACCCGTATGTCGGGGCAATCACGTTCAATCAGGGGCGTGGCTGGAAACGCTTTTTCGCCATGCGCACCCGATTTGTGAATTATCAGCCGGGCAGGGTCGCGGCTGCCGTGCTGGTGGAGCCTGCTGGCTGGTTTGAAGGCTGGGCCGCATCGATGCAGCACCGCGACATTGATGATGCCCGCTCGGAGCTGATTTACACCTTCCGAATCCAGATGCGCCCACGCTGGTTGGGGCGAGTGCTCGACCCGCTGGTCAACCGCCTGTTCGAGTACGAAACCCGGAGGCGTTTTGCTGCGATGGCAGAGTATTTGCGGGCCAGGGATTGAAATAGGCTTTACTCCAAGGGTCGTATGCGGTTCACCTCATCTGGAGCCCCCATGCCGAGCAAGCCCGCTACGCCGCTGATGCGCACTGTCTCCAGGCTGTTCAATGTCGGGCAGGATGAGGCGCAGCCGGTCGTCGTCGGTTTGCTGATGTTCTTCACGCTGTTTACCGGCTATTTCATGTTACGGCCCGTGCGGGAAACCATGGGGATTGCCGGTGGCGTGGACAACCTGCAATGGCTGTTCACCGGAACCTTTCTCGCGACGCTGGTCATGCTGCCGGTGTTCGGCTGGCTGGCTTCAAGGCTGCCGCGCCGGGTTCTGGCGCTGTGGGTCTATGTGGGCTGCGCCTGCATCTTGCTATTGTTTGCCGCGGTTTTCCGGCTGGAGCCGGACAACGTCTGGGCGGCACGAGCCTTTTATATCTGGCTGTCGGTATTCAACCTGATCGCCATATCACTGGCCTGGAGTGTTTTGGCCGATGTGATGGTGGCGTCTCAGGCCAGGCGCACCTTCACGCTGATTGCGGGCGGTGCAAGCGTGGGCGGTCTGGCCGGTCCGGTTCTCGGGGCTTTGCTGGTAAGGCCGTTGGGGCATGTCGGGCTGTTGATCATAAGTGCCTTGCTGCTTCTGGCCTGTGCCGCAGCGGCAACAAATCTGCATCGCTGGCGGGATGCGCGACCGTTGTCCCAGGCCGACGAACCGGCCCCCAGACACAAACCCTTGGGCGGCAACCCGTTCGCGGGCGCCACCCAGACCTTTCGTTCGCCCTACCTGATGGGCATCACCCTGTTCGTGCTGATGCTGGCCAGCATCAATACCTTCCTGTATTTCGAGCAGGCGCGTCTGGTGGCCGAGTATTTTCCGGATCGCACCGAGCAGACGCGAATCTTCGGCCTTATCGACGCGACTGTGCAGGCATTGTCCCTGATCGTTCAGGTTTTCCTAACCGGGCATCTGGCCAGACGCTTTGGGGTTGGCCTGTTGCTGGTGGCTGTGCCGCTGTTGATGGTGCCGGGCTTTCTGGCGCTGGCGTTCGCGCCTTTGTTCTCGATATTCGTGGTGGTCATGGTCATTCGCCGTGTGGGCGAATATGCGCTGGTCAGGCCGGGACGCGAGATGCTCTACGCCGTCGTGCCTGCCGAGCAGAAGTACAAGGCCAAGAACTTTATCGACACCGTGGTCTATCGCGGTGGCGATGCGGCGAGTGGTTGGCTCAAGCGTGCCATCGACTTGCTTGGCGATCATCCCGCAGCCGCCATGATCTTCGGCGCGCTGCTGGCGGCGTGCTGGGGCGTGTGCGGTTTTCTGCTGGGGCGCCGTGAGCGGGCGCTGGAGAAGCCTTGATCGTTTCTGCCGGCAGGTTAAGAAACGATCAACAGGCGCTTTGTGTGTTACGAACCTAGAAGATGTGCCTGGAGATAATCCTGGAAATTTCCACAATCTGGGTCTTGCCGGTGAATTCGAATTTCACTTTGCCCAGGGCCGAGAAATAAACCTCGAGTTCGGAGTCCAGGTCGAAAGTCCCGGAGGTTTCCACGGAGTAAGCGACGATGTTCTTGTAGGGCAGGGACGTGAAATCTTTTTTGCTGCCGGTGATGCCCTGTACATTGACCGCAATGATTCGCTTGTTGGTGAACACCACGCCATCGCGCATCGATTTATAGGAGTCGATGATCTGTTCGCCTTCCAGCAGAAGCTCAGTGACGCGCTCGGCGTATTCGCTGTTCTGTTTAAGCTTGAAGAAGCCCTTGTTGCTGAAGTCAATCATCCCTTTATCCCTGTCTTCAAAGTATTTTGCCTGCCGGCTGTGCGTAGCGCGCCGAGAATAGCACTCGGCCACAGTCAGTGTCGGACGTTTCACTACGGGCCATGAAACGAAAGCCTGCAAATAGGCTTAACTAACCCGGCGAGGGTGCCGATAACCAGTCTGGAACTAGGTTTTGCTCTATCTGAAGGACCACAAGAGGGCGGCAGGGTGTCTATAAAACTACGTTTGCTTCTGCTTATGGGGACCGGCGTAATTGCCATCCTGATCACCAGTCTGGTGAGTTATGTGGGCAATGCCCGGATGTCCGATGCGATGGAGGACAACGAGGTCAGCATGACCGCGCTGCGCAACCATCTTGAGGCCGACATGATGCACGACGCCCTGCGCGCGGATGTGCTCTCGGCGATTCTGGTCGGCCTTGGCCAAAGCGACAGCAGCAAAGACGAGGTGCGTAGCTCCATTGCCGAGCATGCGGCGCTCTTTCGTAAAGTCCTCGGTGAAAACCTCAACTTGCCTGTGAATGACGCCATCAAGGCGGGGCTGAACAAGGTCAAGCCCAGCCTGGAAACCTACATTGCCGCTGGCGAAAGAATCGTCGGGCTGGCTCTCGACAAACCCGAGAGTGCGCATCAGGAACTGGGCGTCTTCAACAAGGCGTTCAGTGAGCTGGAAGACGAAATGGCCGGCCTGAGCGAGCTCATCGAAAGCAGCACGCAACAGGCCAGTGAAGAAACCCGACAAGCCAGCAGCAACGCCAACCTCACCCTCGGCGCGGTATTGATTGCCAGCTTGATATTGCTGATTGTTCAAGGGCTCTGGGTCATCCGCAGCATCATGGGGCCGTTGTCGTCCGCCAGCCGTATTGCCGAAAGCATCGCCCATGGCAACCTGAGCGAGTCCATTGTCGAACCCCGGCAAAAGGATGAGGCGGGCATGTTGATCCGCAGCCTGGCGATCATGCAGCGCGACTTGCGGAGCATGATCGAGGTGGTGCGCAGCAATGCCCATGGCGTCGCTGGCATGAGTCAGCAATTGAGCAGTGGCTGCCATGAAGTGGCGGACAGCAGCCAGCAGCAAAGCTCGGCCGCCAGCACCATGTCCGCAGCGACCAGTGAAATGACGGCCAGTATCGAAGAAATCACCCGACACGCCGAACGTGCCTTGAACATGGCCA
Proteins encoded:
- a CDS encoding SRPBCC family protein yields the protein MRQNRIRMIMPASAADAFEAFHDHDVRMRWDSLLSRAEVEGGGSHPYVGAITFNQGRGWKRFFAMRTRFVNYQPGRVAAAVLVEPAGWFEGWAASMQHRDIDDARSELIYTFRIQMRPRWLGRVLDPLVNRLFEYETRRRFAAMAEYLRARD
- a CDS encoding NTP/NDP exchange transporter, which produces MPSKPATPLMRTVSRLFNVGQDEAQPVVVGLLMFFTLFTGYFMLRPVRETMGIAGGVDNLQWLFTGTFLATLVMLPVFGWLASRLPRRVLALWVYVGCACILLLFAAVFRLEPDNVWAARAFYIWLSVFNLIAISLAWSVLADVMVASQARRTFTLIAGGASVGGLAGPVLGALLVRPLGHVGLLIISALLLLACAAAATNLHRWRDARPLSQADEPAPRHKPLGGNPFAGATQTFRSPYLMGITLFVLMLASINTFLYFEQARLVAEYFPDRTEQTRIFGLIDATVQALSLIVQVFLTGHLARRFGVGLLLVAVPLLMVPGFLALAFAPLFSIFVVVMVIRRVGEYALVRPGREMLYAVVPAEQKYKAKNFIDTVVYRGGDAASGWLKRAIDLLGDHPAAAMIFGALLAACWGVCGFLLGRRERALEKP
- a CDS encoding BRO-N domain-containing protein: MDLPYPSSPCTDHFEPTIFIRHHRMLRAVMLDAQVWFPLQDLARLMGKQLDERATLKLDIDQRRTVWLLTHGNWEKCLMISESGVFAMLVHHYVPENRALRRWLAQEVLPALDVRHAEVADQPLLYQMRWQGNALSSLQWRGELWVKLRDLPELVQVQAGVVTGSWWRRLMGRRRSFLA
- a CDS encoding RraA family protein, whose product is MSIGFRVLERARKVDASWVSRYREVPVANVSDSMNRMTAGGARLRPMHRGGVLAGPAITVKARPGDNLMLHYALDISQPGDVIVVDAGGDLSNALIGEMMVAYAVKRGVAGIVINGAIRDAGAIGQGDFPMFAAGISHRGPYKDGPGEINVPIAIDGMVIEPGDLIIGDDDGLLCVPYDQVAEVYERAVAKHTAENKQMEQIAQGTNDRTWVLESLKKKGCQLPL
- a CDS encoding BRO-N domain-containing protein; translated protein: MDLPYPSSPCIDHFEPTIFIRHHRMLRAVMLDAQVWFPLQDLARLMGKQLDERATLKLDIDQRRTVWLLTHGNWEKCLMISESGVFAMLVHHYVPENRALRRWLAQEVLPALDVRHAEVADQPLLYQMRWQGNALSSLQWRGELWVKLRDLPELVQVQAGVVTGSWWRRLLGRRRSFFA
- a CDS encoding PH domain-containing protein, whose product is MIDFSNKGFFKLKQNSEYAERVTELLLEGEQIIDSYKSMRDGVVFTNKRIIAVNVQGITGSKKDFTSLPYKNIVAYSVETSGTFDLDSELEVYFSALGKVKFEFTGKTQIVEISRIISRHIF